The Candidatus Zixiibacteriota bacterium DNA segment ATGGTGTCGGCGGGAAGTAACTTACGATTTTTTGCCTGCGTCGGAGTAATCGCCTTAGCAGGCGCCCGTAAATCTGTACCCATAGCGTCTCCGACGGCTATCGGATCTACATCCCATGCAAGCGACCCCATAACACTATGGGCTTCCCATCCGGGAATAACCTTACCCGTCTTACACATAGCAATCGCAGACTCCTCAAGTGCCGTCTGTCTTTGTGTAAGCATTTTAACCGCCCGCTCTGTGATATCCAGCTCTAATGCTATCATCTCGGGAGTCAGGCATGCATGCGCCGCTGTACATGCGTAATCAATAGCATACCCAGCGGCGCCGCGGGCAGCGTGACAGCCAACCAGCCCCCGGCAATACCTACAATGGGCGCCTGTTTTAGTAACCGGGTCATCTATAGCCGCATCATCCATAGCGCACATAAGCCGGTTGGTGTAGTTACGCATTAAATCGGCATTAAAAGTCCACCTACGCACAGGCCCCTCCGGATGAAACGCCCGTGGTTGAATGATTGTTAATTCAATAGCCGTATGTACCCCAGGATGATACAACAGTGCCGCATATGCTAATAGCTGCCAGTTCTCAAATACCTCAACCCAACCGTAGCCATATTTGAGATCTTTGACTTTCAGGGTACCGGTATCCGCATCAAAGCAGCTATAGTCTGGGGTGCCCGTCAAGGTGTGCCCCTCGTGATCAAGCTGCAAGCTTTTTTCTACGTCACCCCCGCCCTGACAGTCATCTATATAAAGTTGGATGTGATGGAGCATCTCTTGATTGATATAAATGTTATCAATACTCTGTCCGAGATAGCTCAAAATTTCCGCACCACCCAGAACCCCCGCTGCGATTTTATGCGCGACGGTCCCCTCTGACGCAGCGTACCCACTTGTATTAGGATACATCCGCTGTATTTTTTTTGCCCCAAGACACGCTACCACTCGGGGCATTTCTGATGCTCTAAATTTCATACCAAGCCCAATTCCTTTGCGACTAAAGGCACAAGAACGGGAGTATCCTGTAGCGCGCCGATGTTCGCGACGTTAAACCTGTTACATGCCGCTATCACGTCCCCCGGCCGTAACCCCTCTTCCGCAATTCTCTCTATCAACTGCGCCCATGTTAGTGCGTTTGTGTCAAGGTGCCGGTGGGAGACGGGGGGCACCGGAGGGACTTCTGGTACACCGCCCTGGGCCTGCCTTAATTCTGTTTTCACCTGTGCTACCAGAAGGGAATCAATCCCCCGTGCCAGCTTCCACGTACCGTCCTTAGCAAGGAATGTTCTCCCGCCGCTATGGATACGCTTGTCCCACGGTAGCCCTTCCGAGTCCAATTCCTGGCTCGGTAATTCAGGTGCGGGTGGCGCCGGCGGTAACTCAGGTGCAGGTGGTGCCGGCGGTAACTCAGGTGCGTGTAACTCAGGTGCCGGCGGTAACTCAGGTGCGGGTGGCGCCGTCGGTAACTCTGCATCCTGGTTATCAAGTGCCAGGATGTCTGCGATTGCTTCTTGTGCTTTTGTCAAAACTATCACCGTAATTTTATTCATTTTTTCCCCTTAGTTAAATGTCCATTTTAATTTGGTCCAGCGGGTCTCTACTGGCTTTAACTTCAAAGCCTTTACAATCTGCTGTAAACCCACTCCAATTTAGATTAAATAACGCCTTCAAGCATTCTGAACGGTGCTTACATGTATCGATTTTTTCGCACCGTTCGCTGTTGTTAATATGCGCCCCCTTCGAAACGGTCAGTATACATCCACAGCATTCTATACTTGTAACTTTTTTTATGCTTTTATGCGGCATTGACTTTGTGGCACATGACCGACACCTGCCCGATGACTTCCCGGTCATAAATGTCATATAGTTTCGTCGGGTTACACGCCGCGGGATCCCGCAATCGGGACATGTGATATATAAGTCCCCTTCCGTATAGGCGGGTTCCCTACAGGCTTTACAAATTCCGGGGGACCTTTTTGTCTTTATCCTGTAATACTCCGGATACTCTGCTTGTCTCTCTTTGCCGCATTTAGGGCAGGTAACTAAATAAATATTTTTCATGTGTCCCCCTTGTACTTCCGCAAGAATTCTTCCAACGCTTGAACGTATAGTGAGTTCATACTCACGGGCTTGCCTGTCTCTGCCACTATCATGGCTGCCATAACTCGATATTTCGCTATTGTATCCAGAGGAAGCCCCCTTACTGCCGTTGATTCCGTTTCCATTTTTTTTCACCCCCTTTAATTAATGTTGATACTAACATACAGGCTATTAATGCCGCTGTCAAGTATTATTTATGGCCCGCACGGTTATGCGGGCCCGATAATAATTATCTCGATATCATTGTTCTTATACTTTTAACCCGACCTTGTTATTTGCGGTCTCTAATGCTTCCCGGCATAGCTGCGCCCAGGTGGCTATCTGCATACGTTTCTTAAAAGTTGTTTCATATCTTTTTAACCTGGTATACTGTGCCTGAAAAATTAGAATCGCCTTCTTAAGATTAGCACAATCCTGCCGTGTCGCTTGTTCACCGAACAGAATTGCATCGCTACTGTTATTAAAAAAATAATTCGTGTTACATACCGTATTCATTATTTTTACGCTCCTTAGCCTTCTCATACTGAGTGATCCAGTATATAAGTTTCTGTTCAGGTATCCTGTTGTACTCATTATGACCAACTTTTAAATCGTAGGTATCTTGCCCCTTGTGTACCAGGTATCGTGCCCCATATAGAAGGATATGTCTTCCCATTGTAAGTCCGGATATATCTTTTAAGATCCTGTCTTTTAATTCCATATCCTGCCCCCCCTGTTAGAGGTCTATTATTATAAAGCCGTCTTCGGCTACCGGGATAAATATCGTACGATTTCCGATATATTCCAAGACTACCTCGCGGATTATGGTACGTCTGCCGCATTCTGGACATTTATACCCAACGTCTGGTAGGGCTTCATTACAGTGAGGACAGATGTCATATGGCAGTCCGTAAACGTCCGCATATGCTTCCACGTCCCCGTATTCAGAGTAAGCGCAGCATAACGCTATCACGTCCAGTTCGTAGTCCTCGCCTTCGCATTCTTCCAGAAAATCATACAGGGCTTCCAGTCCTTCATACGAAAAGTTATCGCCCCTACCCATTTTTTGAAACGCGTCTCTAAAGTCTCCTAAACTCACTGTTTGTTTCATTATGCCACCTCTTTTTTTATAGCTTCTAAAATAAGCTTGTTTACCGACGTGCCCCTCTCCGACGCTACACCCTTAAGTGCCTGATGCAACTCAACTGGCATGCCGGATATCAGTACCCTCGTCACTGGTCCACGTATAGTCGTTACCAGTGTAATGTTCTCTATATTAAGAAACATTACATTACGGTCGCAAGCCACAGTAACATCCTGCCCCTTGTACAATATGCTGACTGCCTTCAGGTGCCCCGTACTAAGCACGTGTCCCGTTAACTCAGCAATGGCCATTTGCATTTGCCATGCCGGACCGGCAGGCACGTGCCCGATATACCCGACATCTGGACCAGGTATGACCTCGGGCCACGGTCGGTCAACCTCGCATGGGGACAAAAAATAGTCCTTATAGGTAAAGCGCCCTGACGGGATGTTGTGCTCATATTTTACTGTTACCGCCGCGCTTTGACACCTGACCATAACGCAGCCAGGTGTTATTTCCACAACTTTCTTGCTTGTGATAGATAGCGCCACTTTAAGCGCCGCCCTATCGTTCGGATCTGTAATTTTTATCATGGTGCCCCCCTTTACTCAATTCTGTAAGCAACGGCGTATATAGTATCAAAGCCGAATTTTTTATTCATTCGAATATTACCTAATTCTATTCCGTCATAGCGTGCAAAATGTTCCTCAGGTACGTCAAGCCAGAGGTCCAGCCATTCTTCCAGATTTCTAACTTGCGTCTCTCCAGGACCGGCGTATTGATTCAGCGCCCATGCTACCAATGTTTCTTTACCTACCATGCAGGTCAGCTCCTCCGGGTCATTACGGGCCATATCTTCCCAATAGTCCCTTGCCGCTTGCCCGGCAGCTTCTCTGTCGGGAAATATTATATAATCATCATTGATTGTTAGACTACCATTTTCTGTTTCGTCAACATACCCTGTGATAACCGCTCCGTCAATTATTATCGTGTCCATGTTGTCTCCTCTCTATTTAAGAATATAATGTCCTGGGTAGTTTCTATTTGTCCGGGTCCATTTTTTAAACACATGCTTGCAGGTTATAACTGCATAATTTGTCGCCATGTGAGCTATAGCCGGGTTAGTAGCACCGTTCATGTTGCCTATGTGCGTAGTTATTGTTTGCTCTGCTCGTGTCATTTTTACGCCTCCTCTACTAATTTAATAAACTGATCTCTATGAAGAGTAAGCCGCTCTGTAACACTCTTTCGGGCGTCTTTCAGCGTGTACGCACTGTCAATATATTTGCCAGTCGTTACCTCACTGATTATGAAAGAACCGTTATGTTTCCTATAGAAAAAAGCGTAGTCCTCAAACCCCTTTAATATTATTGGTTTGCCTGTTACTTCCCGCCAAGGCCCCTTTACGTCACGTATCTGATATTCCATGATGTTCCCCCCCCTTTTAATATTGCATTATTATAAAACTGTCATTGGCTACTGGTATATGTACCGTATCGTTGTTTATTTGTTCCATGATAGCATCTTCATCTATAGTTGACTGCTCGCACTCAGGACATGTGTTAGACTCATGCACGTCCATGCTGTCGCCACAATGCGGGCACGTGTCATAAGGTAGCCCGTAAGCGTCTGCGTATTCTTCCACGTCGTCATATTCAGAGTAAGCGCAGCATAGAGCTATCACGTCAAGTTCGTAGTCCTCACCCAAAAAATCATACAGCGCCTTCAGCCCGTCATATGAAAACTGATCGCCCCTGCCTGCATCTCTAAATGCGTCTCTAAATTCCACTAAACTCACTGTTTGTTTCATGATGTCCCCCTTTTTAATATGTATATCATTCGCTTCTATATTATATAGTATGCATATATGATGCCAGTATGATATTATAAGAAAGCCCCGCCTGTAGCGGCTACAAGCGGCAAGCGTAGCGGCTATCTGTATCAAGATAGCGGCTACGCTTGCCGCTATCTTGATACAGTATTTTTTATGTATATATACATATAGTTATATACGCTTTGTGTATCAGGTTGTTATTTGGTACAATAGTGTATTGTGAGACGGGGCTCCTCGGGAGTGCTGAGAGGGGGCCCCATGTGGCCACTGAGACGATGTCCGGGGGGTTACTAATATACTGACAAGGGGAAAATAGCGGTGCGTCATATGGACGCCTGGGGCATTTTAGCGACGGGGGCCCGAGTAACATATTGAAATGATAGTACATTTACTAAGGGTGCTTTATAACACATTGTAATGATAACATAAAAAGATAGCGCCACCCACGTGAAAAAGTTAAGGGTGGCAGGGGTATTCAATGATATCAGTATGTTATGAAAAAGCACCCCGATACCCGTAACAATCCGGTCGCTTATATATACACCCTTAGTACACGGTATGTATATATGTATATATACACTATACTACACCTATACACTATTAATATATATATATAAAGGGTATAAGGGTAGTAATAGAGAAGAAGGGTAAGAATTACAGTAGGTTATGGACCACCCTCAAGGCCTGGGTAAAGGGTATGTGGTGTTAGGTATTGTTAATGATTACAATGTGTTATAAAATACCCGGGGTTAAATTGCAGGAGGGTGGTTGACGTAGGGCCTTTGAGCCGCTATCTTGTGGATATGGGAAATATAACGAAAGCACCAATTAAATTTGACGTAGCGAAGGCGTTGCAGCTAAGGCACAGCAACGGCCTGACAGACAGCCAGATAGCCAGGCAGTTTGGATGCACGCGACAGTCGGTACACCGGGCGCTAAAGCGGTTTAATAAGATACTGCTACCAGCCTCGGAACTACAGGCTTACCAGGAGAAGAAGGCCGGTATTTTAGAGAGTGTAGAAGCTACTCTGGTTTGTGATCTCGCCGACAGTGAAAAAAGGAAGAAAGCGAGCCTCAATAATACAGCGTACGCCCTGTCGCAAGTGGCTAATATGACTCGATTAGAGAAGGGATTGTCAACCAGTAACGTGGCGTACGTTGACATGGCCAGCAGCCTCGAGGAGATACAGCAGCAAAGGCGGCAGCTTGAGGAAGCGCTCAAGGACCTGTAGCCCTACTTAGGGTAGCGGGAAGGCGGCAGCTTGAGGAAGCGCTCAAGGACCTGTAGCCCCACTTAGGGTAGCGGGAAGGCGCTACAGGGGCCCACTGACCCCTCTCCCCCCCTTCGTATATACTTATATAGCCCGACCGGATAACGAAAATTTCTAAAAGCGCCTTGTAGCGCTACAGGAGACCATGAACGAGTTAATTATAAAACGCGTAGTTAATGGCTATAGCGTAGAGTTAAAGGAAAGTAACGAATTTAGCCAGGCGGCCTTAGATGGTGTGTATATATTCCCTACACTAAGTGAACTTATAGGCTTCATAGCTACCACGTACAGCGAACTGGAGGAAGAATGATAACTGTAGAATCAGCTACAGACATACACAAGCAACGTTTTGAGTATAAGGACCAGCGGTACGTTATTAAGAACCTTATCTCTTTAGCATCGGAGCTACCGGTACAAGAGATGCCCTTAGAACACTTAAACATTTTTGATTTGCATCCTGATATAAAAAGCTTCCGAAATTGGATAGGGCACATAAAAAGTGTACTTGACGCTGATTTAGATTGTCCGATTATTCTGGACGATGAAGGGTACGTTATGGACGGGCGGCATCGGATAGCAAAAGCTATTTTGGAAGGTAAAGAAACTATAAAGTTTGTTCGGTTCAGGGAGACGCCCCCTCCGGACTATTATGAGGAGTTATGAACAAGAATATACTTAAAGACCAACTTAAAGACCTCGAGGTGCAGGAAGCTGAGTTACTGACGAAGATGGTTTCCTACAAGGAATCTAATCTTATAGAATTTTTTACCAAGCCGAATCCTGTACAAGAGAAGTTACTGTCGGCCTGGGGGGACCAGTCCCTCAAGGTCTTTACATTTACGGGGGCGAATCGGATCGGGAAAACAACGATAGGTACTGTGATAGCTATAAGTACACTTATGGGATTCTGGCCATGGAATAAAGAGCCTATTATATTTCCGCACAAAAAACCGCGGAAGGTGCGCTACATCGGGCAGGACTGGGAGAAGCAGATTAAAGCTGTGCTTGTACCTGAGCTTGAGAAGTGGTGGCCCGGCATAAGGGATGTCAAAAAGAAAAAAAATAATAACGGAGTCGATTCTTTCTGGACGGATCTCATAACAGGGAGCACTCTTGAGATAATGTCAAACTTGCAGGAGTCTGAGCTGCATGAAGGCTGGTCTGGTGACTTGGTTATTTATGATGAGCCGCCCAAGAGGGACATCCGTGTGGCTAACGCCCGCGGCCTGATAGACCGGAAGGGTCGTGAGTTATTTTGCATGACGTTGCTTAAGGAGCCCTGGGTAGATCGGGAGATAATTAAGGCGGTGGATGAGAACGGTCGGCCGGATATGTCGGTATTTAACGCCCATGGTGATATCTCAGTTAATGTGGGGTTTGGGATCACCCAGGAGGGTGTTAATCAGTTTGCTAAAACGCTTACGGACGAGGAGAAAGACGCCCGGCTAAAAGGCGTACCGTCGTATATGAGTGGGTTGGTATATCCGAAATATGACAGGCGTACGCATTTGGTCGAGAGATTTCAGGTACCACTGGACTGGGTTGTAGATATTGCAATAGACATTCATCCACGGGAGAAGCAAGCTGTGCTTTTCATGGCAGTGGCTCCTAATGGCTTAAAGTATCTTATTAATGAGATATGGGACTACGGTGACGGGACATGGGTGGGCGAGGAGATAGTCCGGTGCTGCAATATGAGCACATACCGGGTCAACCGGATTATTATAGACCCACTTTCAAAAGGGGACAGTAATAACCAATCGACGGTATATGAGAAAGTACAGATGGCATTAGGAGCGCACGGTTACCCGTTGGAGACGGCCTCAAAAGATAAATCATCTGGCATATTGCTGATTAAGGAGCACTTATGTGGCCCTAATAAGCAACCGTCTCTGTACATATTCGATGACCTGATCCGGACCATATTCGAGATCGAGGGGTATATGTGGGATAAAGAAACACAAAAGCCGATGGATAAAGACGATCATATGATGGAAAATTTATATCGCTTGACGTTACTCGATACGTTATGGTACGAGAGGGATACGCAAGATAAACACGGTGCGATCGGCACACAAGGAAGGAGCGTCATAGGTGGGTATTAAGGTTATCGGACCAGCAAATGCATTTACGATTAGCCATGATTCTA contains these protein-coding regions:
- a CDS encoding DUF2800 domain-containing protein, with the translated sequence MKFRASEMPRVVACLGAKKIQRMYPNTSGYAASEGTVAHKIAAGVLGGAEILSYLGQSIDNIYINQEMLHHIQLYIDDCQGGGDVEKSLQLDHEGHTLTGTPDYSCFDADTGTLKVKDLKYGYGWVEVFENWQLLAYAALLYHPGVHTAIELTIIQPRAFHPEGPVRRWTFNADLMRNYTNRLMCAMDDAAIDDPVTKTGAHCRYCRGLVGCHAARGAAGYAIDYACTAAHACLTPEMIALELDITERAVKMLTQRQTALEESAIAMCKTGKVIPGWEAHSVMGSLAWDVDPIAVGDAMGTDLRAPAKAITPTQAKNRKLLPADTIKSLASRSPGGVKLKRVDHTRAKRILS
- a CDS encoding helix-turn-helix domain-containing protein, translated to MGNITKAPIKFDVAKALQLRHSNGLTDSQIARQFGCTRQSVHRALKRFNKILLPASELQAYQEKKAGILESVEATLVCDLADSEKRKKASLNNTAYALSQVANMTRLEKGLSTSNVAYVDMASSLEEIQQQRRQLEEALKDL